From a single Rutidosis leptorrhynchoides isolate AG116_Rl617_1_P2 chromosome 5, CSIRO_AGI_Rlap_v1, whole genome shotgun sequence genomic region:
- the LOC139849176 gene encoding uncharacterized protein translates to MLKVSPWKGVIRIGQRGKLSSRYVGPFEVIERIGPVACRLKLPHELSGIHNAFHVSNLKKCLSNENLVIPLEELSIDDKLHFVEEPVEVMDREVKKLKHSRIPIVKVRWNARRGPEFT, encoded by the coding sequence atgctaaaagtttctccatggaaaggagtGATAAGGATTGGGCAGCGAGGAAAGCTGAGCTCAAGATATGTAGGACCTTTTGAAGTTATTGAAAGGATTGGTCCAGTTGCATGTAGATTGAAACTACCACATGAGCTTAGTGGTATTCATAATGCTTTCCATGTTTCTAACCTGAAAAAGTGTTTGTCAAATGAGAATTTAGTGATTCCTTTAGAAGAACTAAGTATAGATGACAAGTTGCATTTTGTTGAGGAACCAGTAGAGGTGATGGATCGTGAGGTGAAGAAGCTGAAGCATAGTAGAatcccaattgttaaagttcgttggaatgcccggAGAGGTCCAGAGTTCACATAG